One window of the Halobacillus litoralis genome contains the following:
- the rsmH gene encoding 16S rRNA (cytosine(1402)-N(4))-methyltransferase RsmH, which translates to MFEHYSVLKSETIQHLNVDPDGVYVDCTLGGGGHSEAIASHLSDKGHLLSFDQDETALQAAKERLREYGDRVTFVHANFRQLEEKLEELGFTEVDGIIYDLGVSSPQLDVEERGFSYHQDAPLDMRMNQAEELSAKEVVNEWAYEDLVRIFFKYGEEKFSKQIARKIEAARETKTIETTGELVELIKDGIPAPARRKGGHPAKRIFQAIRIAVNDELGAFQDSLHQAAEVVGVGGRIAVITFHSLEDRLCKQAFKKWSSNPPLPKNIPMIPEDKQPPFRLVSRKPIVAEEEELEENRRSRSAKLRIIEKVKPWNEEFEFNEGWKQT; encoded by the coding sequence ATGTTTGAACATTATAGTGTACTTAAAAGCGAAACCATACAACATTTGAATGTAGACCCGGATGGCGTTTATGTCGATTGTACGTTAGGTGGCGGAGGCCATTCAGAAGCTATTGCTTCTCATTTGTCCGACAAAGGTCACCTTCTATCATTTGATCAGGATGAAACCGCTCTCCAAGCAGCAAAAGAGCGTTTGCGAGAATATGGAGATCGTGTCACATTCGTCCACGCTAATTTCCGGCAGTTGGAAGAGAAATTAGAGGAATTAGGGTTTACGGAAGTGGATGGGATCATCTATGACTTAGGTGTTTCAAGTCCGCAGTTAGACGTAGAAGAACGCGGGTTCAGCTATCATCAGGATGCTCCTTTGGATATGCGTATGAACCAGGCGGAAGAACTGAGTGCAAAAGAAGTGGTGAATGAGTGGGCCTATGAGGACCTCGTCCGAATCTTCTTCAAGTATGGCGAAGAGAAGTTTTCTAAACAGATCGCGAGGAAAATTGAAGCCGCACGGGAAACGAAGACGATTGAGACGACGGGGGAGCTGGTGGAATTAATAAAGGATGGCATTCCGGCACCAGCAAGAAGGAAGGGAGGCCACCCGGCCAAACGGATTTTTCAAGCGATACGTATTGCTGTCAATGATGAGCTGGGTGCCTTCCAGGATAGTCTTCATCAAGCGGCTGAAGTAGTTGGTGTGGGTGGGAGAATCGCAGTCATCACCTTCCATTCTCTAGAAGACCGTCTTTGTAAGCAAGCGTTCAAGAAGTGGAGTTCGAACCCTCCATTACCGAAGAACATACCGATGATTCCAGAAGATAAACAGCCGCCATTTCGACTGGTAAGCCGAAAGCCTATCGTGGCCGAAGAGGAAGAACTTGAGGAAAACCGACGTTCACGCTCAGCGAAATTAAGAATTATCGAGAAGGTCAAGCCTTGGAATGAAGAATTCGAATTCAATGAAGGGTGGAAGCAAACATGA
- the ftsL gene encoding cell division protein FtsL, which produces MSAEQIRKQQPLHQPDKQKQVKVKVHKKKKWISTGEKFLYSITTAGVLAASVFFVQFSSSTDSLNRDIRSLEQDISQQQSQNENLAYQVKELSNPDRILSIAKENGLDIQNAQVKQAGTINND; this is translated from the coding sequence ATGAGCGCAGAGCAAATAAGAAAACAACAGCCTTTACATCAGCCTGACAAACAGAAACAGGTGAAAGTAAAGGTACATAAAAAAAAGAAATGGATCAGTACTGGCGAGAAGTTCTTATATTCAATCACAACTGCCGGTGTTCTGGCAGCCTCCGTTTTTTTCGTGCAATTTTCTTCATCGACAGATTCACTTAACCGTGATATCCGCAGTTTAGAACAAGATATTTCACAACAGCAGTCACAAAATGAAAACCTGGCTTATCAGGTGAAAGAATTAAGCAATCCAGACCGGATATTGAGTATTGCGAAAGAAAACGGACTGGACATTCAAAATGCACAAGTGAAACAAGCAGGCACAATCAATAATGACTAA
- the mraZ gene encoding division/cell wall cluster transcriptional repressor MraZ — translation MFMGEFQHNIDTKGRIIVPSKFRPDLGDSFVLTRGLDQCLFAYPMDEWKLLEEKLKKLPLTKKDARAFTRFFFSGAVECEVDKQGRINIPPPLRKYASLDKECVVIGVSNRIEFWSHDEWESYFEASEESFSEIAENMLDFDI, via the coding sequence ATGTTCATGGGTGAATTTCAACACAACATTGATACGAAAGGCCGGATCATCGTTCCATCGAAATTCCGACCGGACCTCGGGGACAGCTTCGTACTGACGCGAGGTTTAGATCAATGCTTGTTTGCTTATCCTATGGATGAATGGAAATTGCTTGAAGAGAAATTGAAGAAACTCCCCCTTACTAAGAAAGATGCCCGTGCTTTCACCCGTTTTTTCTTTTCTGGTGCAGTAGAGTGTGAAGTGGACAAGCAAGGAAGAATCAACATCCCACCACCACTGCGAAAATATGCTTCATTAGATAAGGAATGTGTCGTCATTGGCGTATCGAACCGGATTGAGTTTTGGAGTCATGATGAATGGGAAAGTTACTTCGAGGCATCGGAAGAGTCCTTCTCAGAAATTGCAGAGAATATGTTAGATTTTGATATCTGA
- the bshC gene encoding bacillithiol biosynthesis cysteine-adding enzyme BshC, with product MRIDPIQLTSKQSMFYDYKYNYQAVSDRFAYSPYEAGTWEERLSHLKNQTYPREGLADVLHEMNVRWQAPEQSLENIGKLRDEDSVVVIAGQQAGLLTGPLYSVHKIISVLQLAKQKEKALGKPVIPVFWLAGEDHDFDEINHVMMKNEGRMKKMTIDHIPETKASVSDIAIDQEKAPQWLRDVFLAVNETEYTQDFYLEVQRLLTQSETYSDFFAKLVYALFPDEGLVIVDAHDPSVRAIESPYFKTMINQNEKMAQGVYAALQKNRQQGYETLLDSEMEDAHLFYHRGIERILLTRDEEGDFRGKHNEVAFTKEELLQVAEESPEQLSNNVVTRPLMQEALFPVLAFIGGPGEINYWSALKPAFDAADLRMPPVLPRISFTLVDRKTEQSLEKFQIEANQAIRHGVAEQKLKWVASMSYPPIEQLSRQVKHEIARVHAPIREKSADFGADLEQLADKNLQYLLENIDFMEKRLNQSLEERHQYEMDLFDDIELTLHPLNGLQERVWGIVPWINQYGKGLFQQMNRHDLSFEHDHYVVYL from the coding sequence ATGCGTATCGATCCGATTCAATTAACTTCGAAGCAATCCATGTTTTACGATTATAAATATAATTACCAAGCTGTTTCTGATAGGTTTGCATACTCCCCATATGAAGCGGGGACGTGGGAAGAACGCTTATCCCACTTGAAGAATCAAACGTATCCAAGGGAGGGGCTGGCTGACGTTTTGCACGAGATGAATGTTCGCTGGCAAGCACCGGAACAATCACTGGAGAATATCGGGAAGCTGAGAGATGAAGACAGTGTTGTGGTGATCGCCGGTCAGCAGGCAGGTTTACTGACAGGTCCCTTGTATTCAGTTCATAAAATCATATCTGTCCTTCAGCTTGCAAAGCAAAAAGAGAAAGCTCTGGGTAAACCTGTCATCCCAGTTTTTTGGCTGGCGGGGGAAGACCATGACTTTGATGAAATCAACCATGTGATGATGAAAAATGAAGGCCGGATGAAGAAGATGACCATCGATCATATCCCGGAAACGAAAGCTTCGGTATCAGACATTGCCATCGATCAGGAGAAAGCACCTCAATGGTTGAGAGATGTTTTTCTGGCTGTAAATGAAACAGAATACACGCAGGATTTTTATCTTGAGGTTCAAAGATTGTTGACTCAATCAGAAACCTACAGCGACTTTTTCGCAAAACTCGTTTATGCGCTTTTCCCAGACGAAGGTCTAGTGATCGTTGATGCTCATGACCCGTCAGTGAGAGCAATCGAATCCCCATATTTCAAAACGATGATCAATCAGAATGAGAAAATGGCTCAAGGGGTTTATGCCGCCTTGCAGAAAAATAGACAGCAAGGGTACGAAACCCTCTTGGATAGCGAGATGGAAGATGCCCATCTGTTTTACCACCGTGGTATTGAACGCATTCTTCTTACGAGAGATGAGGAGGGGGATTTCCGCGGGAAACATAACGAAGTGGCTTTCACGAAGGAAGAATTGCTGCAGGTGGCAGAGGAATCACCAGAGCAATTGAGCAACAACGTCGTCACTCGCCCGCTCATGCAGGAGGCGCTTTTCCCTGTGCTTGCATTTATCGGAGGGCCGGGGGAAATCAATTACTGGTCTGCGCTCAAGCCTGCGTTTGACGCGGCAGACCTGCGTATGCCGCCTGTTCTGCCACGAATATCTTTCACTTTGGTAGACAGAAAGACGGAACAGAGTTTAGAAAAGTTCCAGATCGAGGCAAATCAGGCCATTCGTCATGGCGTGGCAGAACAGAAGTTGAAGTGGGTGGCGTCGATGAGTTATCCGCCTATTGAGCAGCTCAGTCGACAGGTGAAGCATGAAATTGCACGTGTTCATGCCCCTATAAGAGAAAAATCCGCTGACTTCGGAGCAGACCTTGAACAGCTGGCAGATAAAAACCTTCAATATTTGCTTGAAAACATCGATTTTATGGAGAAACGTCTTAACCAATCATTGGAAGAACGTCATCAATACGAAATGGACCTTTTTGATGATATAGAATTGACCCTCCATCCATTGAATGGACTTCAAGAGCGGGTGTGGGGAATCGTCCCATGGATCAACCAATATGGAAAAGGCTTATTCCAACAGATGAACAGACATGATTTGAGCTTTGAACACGACCATTATGTCGTATATTTGTAG